In the Octadecabacter sp. SW4 genome, one interval contains:
- a CDS encoding NAD(P)/FAD-dependent oxidoreductase codes for MKFNRRAFLGTIAATGALAAPMVRAAAHGRARVVVVGGGAGGATAARYIAKDSNGDIDVTLIEPSRHYYTCFFSNLYLGGFRTIESLGHSYGGLAADFGINVLHDWAVGVDRDAKTVATAGGYAIPYDRLILSPGIDFVDGAVPGWDVSAQNRMPHAYKAGSQSELLKAQIESMPQGGTYAMVAPPNPFRCPPGPYERVSMVAHMLKNMNPTAKILIADPKEAFSKQGLFEEGWNTHYAGMIDRIGPDFGGGNVEVDPEAMTLSIDGDVTRVDVCNVIPAMKAGRIAELAGITEGNWAPVNAADLSSKMDENIHVLGDASAQGDMPKSGFAANSQAKVCANAVRGALTGSTVFPARFANTCWSLISTDDGVKVGATYEATDEKIAKVDGFISETGESSDVRQATYAESLGWYDGITADMFG; via the coding sequence ATGAAGTTCAACAGACGCGCCTTTCTTGGAACTATTGCCGCAACCGGTGCGCTCGCAGCGCCGATGGTCAGGGCTGCCGCGCACGGACGTGCGCGTGTCGTCGTCGTTGGTGGTGGGGCAGGCGGTGCGACGGCCGCCCGCTATATCGCCAAAGACAGCAACGGCGACATTGACGTGACGCTGATCGAACCCTCGCGCCACTATTACACCTGCTTTTTCTCGAACCTTTATCTGGGTGGCTTTCGCACCATCGAAAGCCTGGGCCATTCCTATGGCGGCTTGGCCGCGGATTTCGGGATCAACGTTTTGCATGACTGGGCCGTTGGCGTGGATCGTGATGCAAAAACCGTGGCCACAGCGGGGGGCTATGCCATCCCCTATGATCGCCTGATCCTGTCGCCAGGCATTGATTTCGTCGATGGCGCGGTGCCCGGTTGGGATGTGAGCGCCCAAAACAGGATGCCCCATGCCTATAAAGCGGGGTCGCAGTCGGAATTGCTAAAGGCTCAGATCGAATCCATGCCCCAGGGCGGCACCTATGCAATGGTCGCACCGCCCAATCCGTTCCGCTGCCCGCCCGGCCCCTACGAGCGCGTCAGCATGGTCGCGCATATGCTGAAAAACATGAACCCGACCGCCAAGATCCTGATCGCCGACCCAAAAGAGGCCTTCTCCAAACAGGGGTTGTTCGAGGAAGGCTGGAACACCCATTACGCAGGGATGATCGACCGGATCGGCCCCGATTTCGGCGGTGGCAACGTCGAAGTGGACCCCGAGGCGATGACGCTCAGCATTGATGGCGATGTGACACGTGTTGATGTCTGCAATGTCATTCCCGCAATGAAGGCAGGGCGGATCGCCGAACTGGCTGGCATAACCGAAGGCAACTGGGCGCCGGTGAATGCGGCAGATCTGTCCTCGAAGATGGATGAAAACATCCACGTTTTGGGTGACGCCAGTGCGCAGGGCGACATGCCGAAATCCGGCTTTGCGGCCAATTCGCAGGCCAAGGTCTGTGCCAACGCGGTGCGCGGTGCGCTGACGGGGTCCACGGTGTTCCCCGCGCGGTTTGCCAATACCTGCTGGTCGCTGATCAGCACCGATGATGGGGTCAAAGTCGGGGCCACCTACGAGGCCACCGATGAAAAGATCGCCAAGGTCGACGGCTTCATCAGCGAAACAGGTGAAAGCAGCGACGTGCGCCAAGCCACCTATGCGGAATCGCTTGGCTGGTATGACGGGATCACCGCCGACATGTTTGGCTGA
- a CDS encoding MBL fold metallo-hydrolase: MTLTRRRFTTLAAAGIVGSFAPLRAGMAQTSLGGFTLTSLSDGELRLPLSMALEYVPQDMRAEVTQQYGFGETVTPPCNVTLLQTDSHNILFDVGAGPEFMSSAGFLLDALDAAGLTPDDITDVVFTHAHPDHIWGLVDDFDDLLFTNASYMIGQAEWDYWSDPDTVNTIDSGRTTFAVGAARRLARIADQVTFFQDGQEILPGVAARATFGHTPGHMAFEVRQGNDAIMILGDCIGNHHLAFDHPDWKSASDQDTDMGVATRVALLDQLAYEQMQILGFHLPNTGIGRVEKAGSAYRFVQDS, translated from the coding sequence ATGACCCTCACGCGGCGACGTTTCACAACCCTTGCAGCGGCAGGGATTGTCGGCAGTTTTGCGCCCCTGCGCGCGGGCATGGCGCAGACAAGTCTAGGCGGTTTCACCCTGACCTCGCTGTCGGACGGTGAATTGCGACTGCCCTTGTCGATGGCGCTGGAATATGTCCCGCAAGACATGCGCGCTGAAGTTACGCAACAATACGGCTTTGGCGAGACCGTCACCCCGCCCTGCAACGTGACCCTGCTGCAAACCGACAGCCACAATATTCTGTTCGATGTGGGCGCCGGCCCCGAATTCATGAGCAGTGCAGGATTTCTGCTTGATGCGCTTGATGCTGCGGGTCTGACACCGGACGATATCACCGATGTCGTCTTTACCCACGCCCACCCTGATCACATCTGGGGGCTGGTCGATGATTTCGACGATCTTCTGTTCACCAACGCCAGCTATATGATCGGGCAGGCCGAATGGGACTACTGGAGCGACCCCGACACCGTGAACACGATCGACAGCGGGCGCACGACCTTTGCCGTGGGGGCCGCGCGGCGGCTGGCGCGGATCGCCGATCAGGTGACATTCTTTCAGGATGGTCAGGAAATCCTGCCCGGCGTCGCCGCGCGCGCCACCTTTGGTCACACGCCCGGTCATATGGCCTTCGAGGTGCGACAGGGCAATGATGCGATCATGATTCTTGGCGATTGCATCGGCAATCATCACCTGGCATTCGATCACCCTGATTGGAAATCAGCCTCGGATCAGGATACCGATATGGGGGTCGCCACACGGGTGGCCCTGCTCGATCAGCTTGCCTACGAGCAAATGCAGATTCTTGGCTTTCACCTGCCCAACACAGGGATCGGGCGGGTTGAAAAAGCGGGCAGCGCCTATCGGTTCGTGCAGGATAGCTAA
- the hemA gene encoding 5-aminolevulinate synthase: MNYQSFFQSALASLRAEGNYRVFADLERERGAFPRAANHRGDGVRPVTIWCSNDYLGMGQHPAVLAAMHDALDKVGAGAGGTRNISGTTHHHVLLERELADLHGKEDALLFTSGYVSNWAALGTLAAKLPDCLVLSDALNHASMIEGIRHSRAQCQVWRHNDLADLEAKLAAAPLERPKLIAFESVYSMDGDIAPIGAICDLADKYNAMTYLDEVHAVGMYGPRGGGIAERDGLMDRITVIEGTLGKAFGVVGGYIAGSAAVCDFIRSFASGFIFTTALPPAVAAGACAAIRHLKQSSSERAGQQARVAQVRARLDAAGIPHLDNPSHIIPVMVGDPVKCKYLSDVLMDQFGIYIQPINYPTVPKGTERLRITPSPVHSQTDIDALVNALERLWQQCQLARMPIAAQ; this comes from the coding sequence ATGAATTACCAGTCATTTTTCCAGTCGGCGCTTGCGTCGTTGCGGGCCGAGGGCAATTACCGTGTTTTTGCCGATCTTGAGCGGGAGCGGGGGGCGTTTCCGCGGGCGGCCAATCATCGGGGCGATGGGGTGCGCCCTGTGACGATCTGGTGTTCGAATGATTATCTGGGGATGGGGCAGCACCCGGCGGTGCTGGCGGCGATGCATGATGCGCTTGACAAGGTTGGCGCGGGCGCGGGCGGCACCCGCAACATCTCGGGCACGACCCATCATCACGTGCTGTTGGAGCGCGAGCTGGCCGATCTGCACGGCAAGGAAGACGCGCTGTTGTTCACCTCGGGCTATGTGTCCAACTGGGCGGCGCTGGGCACGCTGGCGGCGAAACTCCCCGACTGTCTGGTGCTGTCGGATGCGCTGAACCATGCCAGCATGATCGAAGGCATCCGCCACTCGCGCGCGCAGTGTCAGGTCTGGCGGCACAATGATCTGGCCGATCTTGAGGCGAAACTGGCCGCAGCGCCGCTGGAGCGCCCGAAACTGATCGCCTTTGAATCGGTCTATTCGATGGATGGTGATATCGCCCCGATCGGCGCGATCTGCGATCTGGCTGACAAATACAACGCCATGACCTATCTGGACGAGGTGCACGCCGTGGGCATGTATGGTCCGCGCGGCGGCGGGATCGCCGAACGCGACGGGCTGATGGACCGGATCACGGTGATCGAGGGCACGCTGGGCAAGGCGTTCGGCGTGGTTGGCGGCTATATCGCGGGCAGCGCCGCGGTCTGTGATTTTATCCGCTCGTTCGCCAGCGGGTTCATCTTTACCACGGCCCTGCCGCCGGCGGTGGCCGCAGGCGCCTGCGCCGCGATCCGCCACCTGAAACAGTCCAGCTCTGAGCGCGCCGGCCAGCAGGCCCGTGTCGCGCAGGTGCGCGCCCGGCTTGACGCGGCCGGCATCCCGCATCTGGACAACCCCAGCCACATCATTCCGGTGATGGTGGGCGATCCGGTGAAATGCAAATACCTGTCGGACGTGCTGATGGACCAGTTCGGCATCTATATCCAGCCGATCAACTACCCGACCGTGCCCAAAGGCACAGAACGGCTGCGCATCACCCCCTCACCAGTGCACTCCCAGACCGATATCGACGCGCTGGTCAACGCACTCGAAAGGCTCTGGCAACAATGCCAACTGGCACGCATGCCAATCGCCGCGCAGTAA
- a CDS encoding glycogen/starch/alpha-glucan phosphorylase: MNTAAADVSLPELHEFQAQILSHLRTSVGKNPAHATPYDWRMSLSLTLRDMVVDPWFKSTQATYEAKGKRVYYLSMEFLIGRLIEDVAVNLGAETLAAEAMKGLGQDYEVIVANEPDAALGNGGLGRLAACFLDSLSTLGIPAYGYGIRYEHGLFEQHFQDGQQIETAEGWLNQRHVWEFERPEVAYPISFGGHVETADGKATWHAGETVIALAYDTPIVGWQKKWANTLRLWSAKPTVLFDLASFNRGDYINASAPEALARTISRVLYPDDTTDQGKELRLKQEYFFTAASLHDILRRFKSECHDLRKLSDHVAIQLNDTHPAIAGPELVRILVDIHGFDMDAAIATAQSCLGYTNHTLLPEALEAWPEHLFSRVLPRHYQIIQDIQARVLRPVADDIHIIEHGTVKMGELAFAMAHKINGVSALHSELVKETVFAGLHKAFPDRIVNQTNGVTPRRWLYTCNPALSGLITDTIGTGWVDDLEQLQGLEPHVADTAFLDAFGRAKRANKVAMSDWLVARGGAALNPDAMFDIQIKRIHEYKRQFMNILETIAHWNDIRDNPTGNWTPRVKVFGGKAAPGYAVAKDIIRLINDVAATINIDPVTRDVLQVVYPENYNVSMAEVLIPAADLSEQISTAGKEASGTGNMKLGLNGAPTIGTLDGANVEIREHVGADNFFLFGLTAAEVMERRQVAGYARTAIEASPRLMRVLAQMAEGRFSGGDTGRYAGLLTNIWDHDYFCVSLDFDAYYDAQRTVDAAFGDVSQWTKIAALNTARLGWFSSDRTIKGYAKDIWDTRSLLK; encoded by the coding sequence ATGAACACCGCCGCAGCCGATGTCAGCCTTCCCGAACTACACGAGTTTCAGGCGCAAATCCTGTCACACCTGCGCACGTCGGTCGGCAAAAATCCCGCCCACGCAACGCCTTATGACTGGCGCATGTCGTTGTCGCTGACCCTGCGCGATATGGTCGTTGACCCGTGGTTCAAAAGCACCCAAGCCACCTACGAGGCGAAGGGCAAGCGGGTCTATTACCTGTCGATGGAATTCCTGATCGGCCGTCTGATCGAAGATGTGGCCGTGAATCTGGGGGCTGAAACGCTAGCTGCCGAGGCCATGAAGGGGCTGGGGCAGGATTACGAAGTGATCGTCGCCAACGAACCGGACGCGGCCCTTGGTAACGGGGGCTTGGGGCGTTTGGCCGCCTGTTTCCTTGATAGCCTGTCCACTCTTGGTATCCCCGCTTATGGCTATGGTATCCGCTATGAACACGGTCTGTTTGAACAGCATTTTCAGGATGGCCAGCAGATTGAAACCGCAGAAGGCTGGCTGAATCAGCGCCACGTCTGGGAGTTTGAACGCCCCGAAGTGGCCTATCCCATCAGCTTTGGTGGCCATGTTGAAACCGCCGATGGCAAAGCCACTTGGCACGCCGGTGAAACCGTGATCGCGCTGGCCTATGACACGCCGATTGTCGGCTGGCAAAAAAAATGGGCCAATACCCTGCGCCTGTGGTCGGCAAAACCAACGGTGCTGTTCGATCTGGCCAGCTTTAATCGCGGCGATTACATCAACGCCAGCGCGCCCGAGGCCCTCGCGCGGACCATTTCTCGGGTGCTTTATCCCGATGATACGACCGATCAGGGCAAGGAACTGCGCCTGAAGCAGGAATACTTTTTCACCGCCGCATCGCTGCACGACATCCTGCGCCGCTTCAAATCCGAATGCCACGATCTGCGCAAGCTGTCCGACCATGTGGCGATCCAGCTGAATGACACACACCCCGCAATTGCCGGGCCGGAACTGGTGCGCATTCTGGTCGATATCCACGGGTTTGATATGGATGCGGCAATCGCCACCGCGCAATCCTGCCTTGGCTACACCAATCACACCTTGCTGCCCGAGGCGCTGGAAGCATGGCCCGAACACCTGTTTTCGCGGGTGTTGCCCCGCCACTACCAGATCATTCAGGATATTCAGGCCCGCGTGCTGAGGCCCGTAGCCGACGACATCCACATCATCGAACATGGCACCGTCAAAATGGGCGAACTGGCCTTTGCGATGGCGCACAAGATCAACGGTGTGTCGGCGCTGCACTCTGAACTGGTCAAGGAAACCGTGTTCGCAGGGCTGCACAAAGCCTTCCCCGACCGGATCGTCAACCAGACCAATGGGGTCACCCCGCGGCGTTGGCTGTATACCTGCAACCCCGCCCTGAGCGGGCTGATCACCGATACGATCGGCACCGGTTGGGTCGATGATCTTGAACAGTTGCAGGGGCTTGAACCCCATGTAGCCGACACCGCCTTTCTCGATGCCTTCGGCCGCGCAAAGCGTGCCAACAAGGTTGCGATGTCCGATTGGCTGGTCGCGCGCGGTGGCGCGGCGCTGAACCCTGACGCCATGTTCGACATCCAGATCAAGCGGATCCACGAATACAAACGCCAGTTCATGAACATCCTTGAAACCATCGCCCACTGGAACGACATTCGCGACAACCCGACCGGCAACTGGACGCCCCGCGTCAAGGTGTTCGGCGGCAAGGCGGCGCCGGGGTATGCGGTGGCCAAGGATATCATTCGCCTGATCAACGACGTGGCCGCGACGATCAACATAGATCCCGTCACGCGCGATGTGTTGCAGGTGGTCTATCCCGAAAACTACAACGTCTCGATGGCCGAGGTGTTGATCCCCGCCGCAGACCTGTCCGAACAGATTTCAACGGCCGGCAAAGAGGCATCAGGCACCGGCAACATGAAGCTGGGGCTGAACGGCGCGCCCACCATCGGCACGCTGGACGGGGCAAACGTCGAAATCCGCGAGCATGTCGGGGCCGACAACTTTTTCCTGTTCGGTCTTACGGCCGCAGAGGTGATGGAGCGCCGCCAAGTTGCGGGATATGCCCGCACTGCCATCGAGGCCAGCCCGCGCCTGATGCGTGTCCTTGCGCAGATGGCCGAAGGGCGGTTTTCAGGTGGTGACACAGGGCGCTATGCGGGCCTGCTGACAAACATCTGGGATCACGACTATTTTTGCGTCAGTCTGGATTTTGACGCCTATTACGACGCACAGCGCACTGTAGACGCAGCGTTTGGCGATGTGTCACAGTGGACAAAGATTGCCGCGCTGAACACCGCGCGGCTGGGGTGGTTTTCATCTGATCGCACGATCAAGGGCTATGCCAAAGACATCTGGGACACGCGCTCGCTGCTGAAATGA
- a CDS encoding DUF302 domain-containing protein, with protein sequence MKRFLFAACLGLVGSLASAQDATVYPFDGSFDDATFSVESAIVGKGLVIDYVSRTGEMLNRTGADVGSDVEIFAGADIFLFCSATLSREVMEADPMNIAHCPYGIFVTDRNGEVMIGRRNYPEGEMQKVQALLDDIIQDAIGG encoded by the coding sequence ATGAAACGTTTTCTATTTGCCGCCTGTCTTGGTCTGGTGGGGTCGCTTGCCAGCGCTCAGGATGCGACCGTCTATCCCTTTGACGGTAGTTTTGATGACGCGACTTTTTCGGTTGAGTCAGCAATCGTCGGCAAGGGGTTGGTGATTGATTACGTCAGCCGCACCGGCGAGATGCTGAACCGCACAGGCGCAGACGTGGGCAGTGATGTCGAAATCTTTGCGGGCGCGGATATCTTCTTGTTCTGCTCGGCGACCCTGTCGCGCGAGGTCATGGAAGCGGACCCCATGAATATCGCCCATTGCCCCTACGGTATCTTCGTGACTGATCGGAATGGCGAGGTCATGATCGGCCGTCGCAATTATCCCGAAGGCGAGATGCAAAAAGTGCAAGCGTTGCTTGATGATATCATCCAGGACGCCATCGGAGGATAA
- a CDS encoding YeeE/YedE family protein, with product MEYLLETFGEGTVLTVLGLFVGIVFGAAAYQSRFCLRAATVEVADGQWGGRFAIWLVAFFAAVFAVQLAITLGWLNVVDARQLANTGSLSGAIIGGLMFGIGMILARGCASRLLVLSATGNLRAMLTGLVLTIVAQASLTGVLGPTREGLSTLWAVPGGTSRDLLALIGITSPIAAALAGLCLTGALVFAARKGVRLSWIVSAALVGLAVAGGWVGTYQVARASFEVVAITSVTFTGPSTDTLMALVNAPNPPLGFGLGLVPGVFVGAGTAAVLTGGFHIERFGKDTPMERYMIGAVLMGFGSMLAGGCAVGAGMSGGAIFSLTAWVAVGCMWVGAMATHRLLPKGRGVVAAAI from the coding sequence ATGGAATATTTGCTAGAGACATTTGGCGAAGGCACGGTCCTGACCGTGCTAGGCTTGTTTGTCGGGATCGTTTTTGGCGCGGCCGCCTATCAGTCGCGGTTCTGTCTGCGCGCTGCCACGGTCGAAGTTGCTGACGGGCAATGGGGCGGGCGCTTTGCGATCTGGCTGGTGGCCTTTTTTGCCGCGGTGTTTGCCGTGCAACTGGCGATTACGCTTGGCTGGCTCAACGTGGTGGACGCCCGCCAGCTTGCCAATACCGGCAGTCTTTCAGGCGCGATCATCGGCGGGCTGATGTTTGGCATCGGCATGATCCTTGCACGCGGATGCGCCAGCCGTTTGCTGGTGTTGTCGGCCACCGGAAACCTGCGGGCGATGCTGACGGGGTTGGTGTTGACGATTGTCGCGCAGGCCTCGCTGACCGGCGTTTTGGGCCCCACGCGCGAAGGATTGTCGACGCTTTGGGCGGTGCCGGGTGGTACGTCGCGCGATCTGCTGGCCCTGATCGGGATCACGTCGCCCATTGCCGCCGCCCTGGCCGGTCTTTGTCTGACGGGTGCGCTGGTTTTTGCCGCGCGCAAGGGGGTGCGCCTGTCATGGATCGTCAGTGCCGCTCTTGTGGGGCTTGCGGTCGCAGGGGGCTGGGTTGGCACCTATCAGGTGGCGCGGGCCTCGTTCGAGGTGGTCGCGATTACCTCGGTGACCTTCACGGGGCCATCGACAGATACTCTGATGGCGCTTGTGAATGCGCCCAATCCGCCGCTTGGTTTCGGGCTGGGACTTGTGCCGGGCGTATTTGTCGGCGCGGGCACAGCCGCAGTGCTGACGGGCGGGTTTCACATCGAACGGTTCGGCAAGGACACCCCGATGGAGCGTTACATGATTGGCGCGGTGTTGATGGGGTTCGGGTCGATGCTGGCGGGTGGCTGCGCGGTCGGGGCAGGGATGTCGGGTGGCGCGATCTTTTCGCTGACCGCATGGGTCGCGGTTGGCTGCATGTGGGTCGGCGCGATGGCCACGCATAGATTGCTGCCCAAGGGGCGCGGCGTTGTGGCCGCCGCGATTTAG
- a CDS encoding c-type cytochrome: protein MLKFLKVFPLVGAATLLAAPGFAQDTLGIGRPALPDEIAAWDIDVRPDGLGLPEGSGDVWTGEEVFVEKCAACHGDFGEAVGRWPVLAGGQGTLERDDPVKTIGSYWPYLSTVYDYVNRAMPFGEAQSLEPDEIYAITAYLLYLNNLVDDDFELNNENFTQVRLPNQDNFFMDDRAETELVDFTGEVCMTGCKESVEITRRAAVLDVTPEAEDDAPVEDASTEEAPADDNSAAIDPELIALGEGAFRQCRACHEVGPDGSNRTGPALNGVIGRTMGTIDGFRYSNVFKEAAEAGEVWTHENLAAYLADPRGQRPGTKMSFRGVRDEAEIAGLIAYLESIASP, encoded by the coding sequence ATGTTGAAATTTCTTAAGGTTTTCCCGCTGGTTGGTGCTGCGACCCTCTTGGCCGCACCCGGATTTGCGCAGGACACACTTGGCATTGGGCGCCCGGCATTGCCCGATGAAATCGCGGCATGGGATATCGACGTGCGCCCCGATGGACTTGGCCTGCCCGAAGGCAGCGGCGATGTCTGGACCGGCGAAGAAGTGTTCGTTGAAAAATGCGCCGCCTGTCACGGAGACTTCGGCGAGGCCGTCGGCCGCTGGCCGGTTCTGGCGGGCGGTCAAGGCACCTTGGAACGCGACGATCCCGTCAAGACAATCGGGTCATACTGGCCCTATTTGTCGACGGTCTATGACTATGTGAACCGCGCGATGCCCTTTGGCGAAGCGCAGTCGCTTGAACCCGACGAGATCTACGCGATCACAGCGTATCTGTTGTATCTCAATAACCTGGTTGATGACGATTTCGAGCTGAACAATGAAAACTTTACCCAGGTGCGCCTGCCCAACCAAGACAACTTTTTCATGGATGACCGCGCCGAAACCGAACTGGTGGACTTCACCGGCGAGGTCTGCATGACCGGCTGCAAGGAAAGCGTTGAAATCACCCGCCGCGCGGCCGTGTTGGACGTAACACCGGAGGCCGAAGACGACGCCCCCGTTGAAGATGCATCCACCGAGGAAGCACCCGCCGACGACAACAGCGCGGCAATTGATCCCGAGTTGATCGCCCTTGGCGAAGGCGCATTCCGTCAATGCCGTGCCTGCCACGAAGTCGGCCCGGATGGGTCCAACCGCACCGGCCCCGCCCTTAATGGCGTGATCGGGCGGACGATGGGCACGATTGATGGCTTTCGCTATTCCAACGTCTTCAAAGAGGCGGCCGAAGCGGGCGAAGTCTGGACCCATGAAAATCTTGCCGCCTATCTTGCCGATCCGCGCGGTCAGCGTCCGGGCACCAAGATGTCGTTCCGCGGCGTGCGTGACGAGGCCGAAATCGCTGGGCTGATCGCTTATCTTGAAAGTATTGCATCGCCATGA
- a CDS encoding c-type cytochrome, translating to MTQIARPALAFAMLVFSTGAAKADAGGDPERGAALFQQCASCHQIGAGAQNAIGPHLNGIFDRSAAQVDDFRYSEGLLRAATNGLMWDFDTLDAYLENPRALVSRTRMNFAGLSDPQDRDDVVAYLRSFSASPIDIPESAPTAVAVDHAVAPEILAIVGDPAYGEYLSGECTTCHQASGEASGIPSITNWPTEYFVTAMHAYKDNVRTHPVMQMMAQRLSNEEIAALAAYFETIE from the coding sequence ATGACCCAGATCGCCCGCCCTGCGTTGGCCTTTGCGATGCTCGTGTTCAGCACGGGAGCAGCAAAGGCCGACGCAGGCGGCGATCCTGAACGCGGTGCCGCCCTGTTTCAACAATGTGCAAGCTGCCATCAGATCGGCGCGGGTGCGCAGAACGCGATTGGCCCGCATTTGAACGGTATTTTTGACCGCTCAGCGGCGCAAGTCGATGATTTTCGCTATTCCGAAGGCTTGCTGCGGGCGGCGACAAACGGGCTGATGTGGGATTTTGACACGCTTGACGCCTACCTTGAAAACCCGCGCGCTCTTGTGTCGCGCACGCGGATGAATTTTGCGGGCCTCTCTGATCCGCAGGACCGCGACGATGTGGTTGCCTACCTGCGCAGCTTTTCAGCCAGCCCGATCGACATCCCCGAATCCGCACCCACGGCTGTGGCTGTTGATCATGCGGTCGCGCCTGAAATTCTCGCCATTGTTGGCGATCCTGCTTACGGTGAATACCTGTCGGGCGAATGCACAACCTGCCATCAGGCCAGCGGTGAGGCCTCGGGCATTCCCAGCATCACCAACTGGCCGACCGAATATTTTGTCACTGCGATGCACGCCTACAAAGACAATGTGCGCACCCATCCCGTCATGCAGATGATGGCCCAGCGCCTGTCAAACGAGGAGATCGCAGCGCTCGCTGCATATTTTGAAACCATCGAATGA
- a CDS encoding alpha-amylase family glycosyl hydrolase — MTNNDWWRGSVTYQIYPRSFQDSDNDGVGDIKGITQRLDYIADLGVDAIWLSPIFTSPMADMGYDVSDYMDIDPSFGTLADFDAMVARAHELGLKVIIDQVISHSSDQHPFFQESKLSRDNPRADWYVWADPKADGTPPSNWQSIFGGPAWEWSAYRKQYYFHNFLKQQPDLNFHNPAVQDYMLDTMRFWLERGVDGFRLDTVNFYFHDKLLRDDPADFKPESRTAHSTYGMQYHIFSKNQPENLVFLQRMRALLDEYDARTLVGEVGESHHAIEIMGQYTTNHRLHMAYSFEMLSPKFSAKHFRDLVNAFFEDAPDGWPCWAFSNHDVPRHVSRWLSKGADQDALAKQAAALLLSLQGSICLYQGEELGQTDTELSYDELTDPQGLMFWPEDKGRDGCRTPMVWDENAPNAGFSAANTTWLPVKSAQSSRAAAGQLTDENSVHAFYKEMLALRRAETDLRDGDTTFLASEEPVLAFVRGDGLVCVFNLSATSVDFTLPKAADPVLHRNAAIRDGITIALAGSGFVIARLRR; from the coding sequence ATGACGAACAACGACTGGTGGCGCGGCTCTGTCACGTATCAGATTTATCCGCGATCCTTTCAGGACAGCGACAACGATGGTGTTGGCGATATCAAGGGGATCACGCAGCGGCTGGACTATATCGCCGACCTTGGAGTCGATGCGATCTGGTTGTCGCCGATCTTTACCTCGCCGATGGCCGACATGGGCTACGACGTGTCCGATTATATGGATATCGACCCGTCATTTGGCACGCTTGCTGATTTTGACGCGATGGTGGCGCGCGCCCATGAACTGGGCCTCAAGGTGATCATTGATCAGGTGATTTCCCATTCATCCGATCAGCACCCGTTCTTTCAGGAAAGCAAGCTGAGCCGCGATAACCCGCGCGCCGACTGGTATGTCTGGGCCGATCCCAAAGCGGATGGCACCCCGCCCAGCAACTGGCAGTCGATCTTTGGCGGACCCGCGTGGGAGTGGAGCGCGTATCGCAAGCAGTATTACTTCCACAACTTCCTGAAACAGCAGCCGGACCTGAATTTTCACAATCCCGCAGTGCAGGATTACATGCTCGACACCATGCGATTCTGGCTGGAACGGGGCGTGGATGGTTTCCGCCTTGATACTGTGAATTTCTATTTCCACGATAAGCTGTTGCGCGACGATCCGGCCGATTTCAAACCGGAATCGCGCACCGCGCACAGCACCTACGGGATGCAGTATCATATCTTCTCCAAGAACCAGCCCGAGAACCTTGTGTTCTTGCAACGCATGCGCGCCTTGCTGGATGAATACGATGCACGCACCCTTGTGGGTGAAGTGGGCGAAAGCCACCATGCCATTGAAATAATGGGGCAATACACGACCAATCATCGCCTGCACATGGCCTATTCGTTCGAAATGCTCAGCCCGAAATTCAGCGCGAAACACTTTCGCGATCTGGTCAACGCGTTTTTCGAGGATGCGCCCGATGGCTGGCCGTGCTGGGCGTTTTCCAACCATGACGTGCCGCGCCATGTGTCGCGCTGGTTATCCAAGGGGGCCGATCAGGATGCGCTGGCAAAACAGGCGGCGGCGCTGTTGTTGTCGCTGCAAGGGTCGATCTGTCTTTATCAGGGCGAAGAACTGGGCCAGACCGATACCGAACTGTCTTACGATGAACTCACCGATCCGCAGGGATTGATGTTCTGGCCCGAAGACAAGGGGCGCGATGGGTGCCGCACGCCGATGGTCTGGGATGAAAACGCCCCCAACGCCGGCTTTTCCGCGGCCAATACCACGTGGTTGCCTGTCAAATCGGCGCAATCCAGCCGTGCGGCGGCGGGGCAGTTGACCGATGAAAATTCGGTGCATGCGTTTTACAAGGAAATGCTGGCCCTGCGCCGGGCCGAGACTGATCTGCGCGACGGCGACACCACGTTTCTGGCATCCGAGGAACCGGTTTTGGCCTTTGTGCGCGGGGATGGTCTGGTCTGTGTGTTCAACCTGTCGGCCACCAGCGTTGATTTCACCCTGCCCAAAGCGGCTGATCCGGTGCTGCATCGCAATGCCGCAATACGGGACGGCATAACCATTGCATTAGCGGGCAGTGGTTTTGTGATTGCGCGGCTGCGTCGTTAA